One Brevibacillus choshinensis genomic window carries:
- a CDS encoding glycosyltransferase family 2 protein produces the protein MTVSPARSIQEGHAHPLVSVITPTYNATRFIRETIDSVKRQTYPYWELILVDDCSSDETVSLIQEELHDPRIRLIVLPKNSGAAVARNTGISAAGGKYLAFLDSDDLWLSEKLEKQVTYMQHHDVAFTFTRYRMIRENGTLTPFVVTIPQEIDYNGLLKNTIIGCLTVMLDRDKLGLVQMPNIRTRQDTALWLQILRAGHVAYGIQEELSQYRQVEGSISSNKWKAARNTWRLYRDIEKLSLVRASWCFLHYGWNAWRKRVDQRG, from the coding sequence ATGACGGTGTCCCCAGCCCGTTCCATTCAGGAAGGACATGCGCATCCGTTGGTGTCTGTGATTACACCGACTTACAATGCGACCAGGTTCATTAGGGAAACAATCGACTCCGTGAAAAGGCAGACCTACCCGTACTGGGAGCTCATACTGGTTGACGATTGCTCGAGCGATGAAACTGTCTCCTTGATCCAGGAGGAGCTGCACGATCCCCGTATACGCCTGATCGTATTACCGAAAAACAGCGGGGCTGCTGTGGCGAGAAACACTGGCATTAGCGCCGCAGGAGGAAAATATCTCGCCTTTTTGGACAGCGATGATCTGTGGCTGTCCGAAAAGCTGGAAAAGCAGGTCACCTACATGCAGCATCATGATGTTGCCTTTACCTTCACCCGGTACCGCATGATTCGGGAAAATGGCACGCTTACTCCGTTTGTGGTCACCATACCGCAAGAGATCGATTACAACGGTTTGTTGAAAAATACGATCATTGGCTGCCTTACCGTCATGCTGGATCGAGATAAGCTGGGACTCGTTCAGATGCCAAACATCCGGACACGTCAGGATACGGCGCTGTGGCTGCAAATTCTCCGGGCAGGACATGTGGCGTACGGGATTCAGGAGGAGCTCTCCCAGTATCGCCAGGTGGAAGGGTCGATTTCCAGCAACAAGTGGAAAGCAGCCCGAAATACGTGGCGGCTGTACCGGGATATCGAAAAGCTCAGTCTTGTGCGAGCGTCGTGGTGCTTCTTGCATTACGGCTGGAACGCTTGGAGAAAAAGAGTGGATCAGCGTGGATAA